In Candidatus Hydrogenedentota bacterium, the sequence TCGAATTCGCGCGATCATCCGGGAATCGAGCGAACCGGAAAACCGGCTAGAGGCTTCCGCCTGTACAGTGCGGAAAAAATCCTTGAAAGGAGGTCATACAATGAGTCGCTTCAGTCAATTCACTCTCGCCGCGCTTGCCGTTTTGCTGGTGTGTTCAGGCGCCTTCGGCTGCAATACCATCCATGGCGCGGGAAAAGACATCGAGAAAGGCGGCGAGGCCATCCAGAGCGCCGTGGACGAAGCCAGACAGCGATAACCCGTATTTCGTACCGCTTCGCGTTCGTCCAGTAGACACAGCGTTGCGCGAACGAACGTGCCGCCCAGGCAAACAGCGGCACT encodes:
- a CDS encoding entericidin A/B family lipoprotein gives rise to the protein MSRFSQFTLAALAVLLVCSGAFGCNTIHGAGKDIEKGGEAIQSAVDEARQR